In Limnohabitans sp. INBF002, one genomic interval encodes:
- a CDS encoding EndoU domain-containing protein — MNKLIRVGLALVIVALSAFFSYKAPHSSSNTTSHEKAKSVAVVQESAPQATRTAEAALPASNSPIDFKHIIGADYKRHTGEPTGGHTLLNGDVRVMEGTASAPDATGVYRAQVQMMDPNHPGQWLTKTDRNGNPMPNTMFPKDWTAAQVVSEVNAAWFSPTKTIRGDKWSALTPSGVRVEGYLEPRVTAYPVYSKRR; from the coding sequence GTGAATAAATTGATTCGTGTTGGATTGGCTTTGGTGATCGTCGCGCTGTCGGCGTTCTTTTCGTACAAAGCGCCGCACAGTTCATCGAACACGACGTCGCATGAAAAAGCCAAGTCGGTGGCGGTGGTGCAAGAGTCTGCACCTCAAGCCACACGCACCGCCGAAGCTGCGCTGCCCGCCAGCAATTCACCCATTGATTTCAAACACATCATCGGTGCCGACTACAAGCGCCACACCGGCGAGCCTACAGGCGGACACACCTTGCTCAACGGCGATGTGCGTGTGATGGAAGGCACAGCATCCGCACCAGATGCCACCGGCGTGTACCGCGCGCAAGTGCAAATGATGGACCCCAATCACCCAGGCCAGTGGCTCACCAAAACCGACCGCAATGGCAACCCCATGCCCAACACCATGTTTCCCAAAGACTGGACGGCAGCGCAAGTGGTGAGCGAGGTGAACGCCGCCTGGTTCAGCCCGACCAAAACCATTCGCGGTGACAAGTGGAGCGCACTCACGCCCAGCGGTGTGCGCGTGGAAGGCTACTTAGAGCCGCGCGTCACCGCGTATCCCGTGTACAGCAAACGCCGCTGA
- a CDS encoding gamma-glutamyltransferase family protein has protein sequence MPPGGLTSPTTVSGAPLQPEIATGFTRKADVVTQTFAVAAANPLATQAGFEMLKAGGSAVDAAIAVQMVLGLVEPQSSGIGGGAFLLHSTATQGGRAKVQAFDGRETAPAAATEDMLLHADGKPLVFHDAVVGGRSVGTPGVLRMLAQAHAQHGKLPWTKLFEPAIALATQGFAISPRLHAQLKADAYLRLDASARAYFYQANGEPHAIGHVLRNPELAAVLQRIANEGVQAFYSGEVAEAVVRKVQQHPSNPGRLALSDLANYQAKERTPVCFDHGAASRVYRVCGFPPPSSGAIAIGQILGMLQHTPASLMSSPTEVVDGTPDPRWLHLYTEASRLAFADRALYVADPDFAPAPSGEWQSLLAPAYLRERAKLIRPTAMPQALPGVPVHAQRSSFAPMAEQPEYGTSHISIVDGQGNALAMTTTIEDAFGSRQMVKGFLLNNELTDFSFAPRDAQGRLVVNRVQPNKRPRSSMSPTLVFDKATGQLVMSVGSPGGAMIIHFTAKTLVGVLNWGLSPQQAIALPNFGSVGGPLVLEGGRFAPATLAALRERGHEVRELALTSGLQAVVKQNRNEKFVWVSGADPRREGEVMGE, from the coding sequence GTGCCGCCTGGTGGATTGACATCGCCCACCACGGTCAGCGGTGCACCGCTGCAACCCGAAATCGCCACAGGCTTCACACGCAAAGCCGATGTGGTGACGCAAACATTTGCGGTGGCTGCGGCCAACCCCTTGGCCACACAAGCAGGTTTTGAGATGTTGAAGGCGGGCGGCTCGGCTGTGGATGCAGCGATCGCCGTGCAAATGGTGCTGGGTTTGGTAGAGCCTCAGTCGAGTGGCATTGGCGGCGGTGCTTTTTTGTTACACAGCACGGCCACCCAAGGGGGGCGCGCAAAGGTGCAAGCGTTCGATGGCCGCGAAACAGCACCTGCAGCTGCCACTGAAGACATGTTGCTCCATGCCGATGGCAAGCCGCTTGTCTTCCACGATGCTGTGGTGGGCGGTCGTTCGGTGGGCACACCCGGCGTGTTGCGCATGTTGGCGCAAGCGCATGCGCAACACGGCAAACTGCCATGGACCAAGTTGTTTGAGCCTGCCATTGCATTGGCAACCCAAGGCTTTGCCATCAGCCCTCGTTTGCACGCGCAGCTCAAGGCAGATGCGTATTTGCGTTTAGACGCATCAGCACGCGCTTACTTTTACCAAGCCAATGGCGAGCCGCACGCGATCGGCCATGTGTTGCGCAACCCAGAGTTAGCCGCTGTGTTGCAACGCATCGCCAACGAGGGCGTGCAAGCGTTTTACAGCGGCGAGGTGGCCGAGGCCGTGGTGCGCAAAGTGCAGCAACACCCCAGCAATCCAGGACGTTTGGCATTGAGCGACTTGGCCAACTACCAAGCCAAAGAGCGCACGCCTGTGTGTTTTGACCATGGCGCCGCGAGCCGTGTGTATCGCGTGTGTGGCTTTCCACCGCCCAGCTCAGGCGCGATTGCCATCGGCCAAATACTGGGCATGTTGCAGCACACGCCCGCGTCATTGATGTCGTCACCGACAGAGGTGGTGGATGGCACACCCGACCCACGGTGGTTGCATCTGTACACCGAGGCTTCGCGTTTGGCCTTTGCCGACCGTGCCTTGTATGTGGCCGATCCTGACTTTGCACCGGCACCCAGCGGCGAATGGCAAAGCTTGTTGGCCCCTGCGTATTTGCGTGAGCGTGCCAAACTTATTCGCCCCACGGCCATGCCGCAGGCCTTGCCCGGTGTGCCTGTGCATGCGCAGCGCAGCAGCTTTGCGCCCATGGCTGAACAGCCGGAGTACGGCACCTCGCACATCAGCATCGTGGACGGGCAGGGCAATGCACTGGCTATGACCACCACCATTGAAGACGCATTTGGTTCGCGCCAAATGGTCAAAGGTTTTTTGCTCAACAACGAGTTGACCGATTTCAGTTTTGCCCCGCGCGATGCACAGGGTCGCCTCGTGGTCAACCGCGTGCAGCCCAACAAGCGCCCACGTTCGTCGATGTCACCCACCTTGGTGTTTGACAAGGCCACGGGCCAGTTGGTGATGAGCGTGGGCAGCCCCGGCGGCGCGATGATCATTCACTTCACCGCCAAAACTTTGGTGGGTGTGTTGAACTGGGGCTTGAGCCCGCAGCAAGCCATCGCACTTCCCAACTTTGGCAGCGTGGGCGGCCCACTCGTGTTGGAAGGCGGGCGCTTTGCGCCTGCTACCCTTGCGGCCTTGCGCGAGCGCGGCCACGAGGTGCGCGAACTTGCATTGACGAGCGGCTTGCAAGCCGTGGTCAAACAAAATAGAAATGAAAAATTCGTGTGGGTGAGCGGCGCTGATCCACGACGTGAAGGCGAGGTGATGGGTGAATAA
- a CDS encoding spermidine synthase — protein MATKKKIELPEVNFSDYGDTRYLHLGTPWVQGSMNIDKPFDIDLEYVQRMMAWLLFVDIDQVGKLHAMQLGLGAASLTKFSFKHLRMKTTAIELNPQVVAACRLWFKLPADSAKLQVVLGDAAEVAKHDHWRGQIDALQVDLYDHEAASPVLDSAEFYADCRSLLTDEGCMTVNLFGRSSSFAQSVEKMAKAFGEDALWAFKPTREGNTVVLAQRTPSHPKRAELMARAEAIQARWPLPATKWLRVFKPLQAL, from the coding sequence ATGGCAACCAAGAAAAAAATCGAACTTCCTGAAGTCAATTTCTCTGACTACGGCGACACCCGCTACCTGCACCTCGGCACACCGTGGGTGCAAGGCTCGATGAACATCGACAAGCCCTTTGACATCGACTTGGAATACGTGCAACGCATGATGGCGTGGCTCTTGTTTGTGGACATCGACCAAGTGGGCAAGCTGCACGCCATGCAGTTGGGTTTGGGGGCGGCGTCGCTCACCAAGTTTTCATTCAAGCATCTGCGCATGAAAACCACCGCGATTGAACTGAACCCCCAAGTGGTGGCTGCCTGCCGCCTGTGGTTCAAGCTGCCCGCCGACAGCGCCAAGCTGCAAGTGGTGTTGGGCGACGCAGCCGAAGTGGCCAAACACGACCACTGGCGTGGCCAGATCGACGCGCTGCAAGTGGATTTGTACGACCACGAGGCTGCTTCGCCTGTGCTGGACAGCGCCGAGTTTTATGCCGACTGCCGCAGCTTGTTGACCGACGAAGGCTGCATGACCGTCAATCTGTTTGGCCGCAGCTCCAGCTTTGCCCAAAGTGTGGAGAAGATGGCCAAGGCTTTTGGCGAAGATGCGCTGTGGGCTTTCAAGCCCACGCGCGAGGGCAACACGGTGGTGCTGGCGCAACGCACGCCCAGTCATCCCAAGCGTGCCGAATTGATGGCGCGTGCCGAGGCCATTCAAGCGCGCTGGCCCCTGCCTGCGACCAAATGGTTGCGCGTGTTCAAACCGCTGCAAGCCTTGTGA
- a CDS encoding gamma-glutamyltransferase family protein, with protein MQFNYSNPYTSTRLPVFARNVVSTSHPLAAQAGLRMLWQGGNAVDAAIAAAAAITLTEPVSCGLGSDAFCILWDGKELHGLNASGHAPQTWTPEYFKRKYGDDAKTPPKRGIDSVTVPGAVASWVAMSERFGKLPFENLLQPAIEIAERGYLLPVVVQQKWAAATPELQNQPGFAQNFLPWGRAPNVGELFTFPAAAKGLRAIAKSKGQAFYGGEIAHAIEQFSTKHGGSITARDFANYKAEWVTPIAQNYRGYTLHEIPPNGQGIAALIALGILENFDIASLQVDGVDSQHLQIEAMKLAFADVYRYVAEPSAMEVTPAQMLDPSYLKSRARLIDMNRAQDFGAGNPVKGGTIYLSTADENGMMVSFIQSNYMGFGSGCVEPNFGISLQNRGHGFSLNAQGLNPANLVAPGKRPFHTIIPAFLSKDGQPVMSYGVMGANMQPQGHMQTLVRMLDYQQNPQAACDAPRWRYNAGLEINVEASLNHDTAQGLQARGHQVGVINDSYQDFGAGQFIWRAGNPKVEGYVVASDARRDGLAAGF; from the coding sequence ATGCAGTTCAACTACAGCAACCCCTACACCTCGACGCGCTTACCTGTTTTTGCACGCAATGTGGTGTCCACCTCGCACCCGCTTGCAGCGCAAGCGGGCTTGCGCATGCTGTGGCAAGGCGGCAATGCCGTGGACGCAGCCATTGCGGCTGCAGCGGCTATCACACTGACGGAGCCCGTGAGTTGTGGCTTGGGCTCAGACGCGTTTTGCATCTTGTGGGATGGCAAAGAACTCCATGGGCTGAACGCCTCGGGCCACGCACCGCAAACCTGGACGCCCGAGTACTTCAAACGCAAATACGGTGACGACGCCAAGACGCCGCCCAAGCGCGGCATAGATTCGGTCACCGTACCCGGTGCGGTGGCCTCGTGGGTGGCGATGAGTGAGCGGTTTGGCAAGTTGCCGTTTGAAAACTTGTTGCAGCCCGCCATTGAAATTGCGGAGCGCGGTTATTTGTTGCCCGTGGTGGTGCAACAAAAGTGGGCCGCTGCCACACCAGAGTTACAAAACCAGCCCGGTTTTGCCCAAAACTTTTTGCCATGGGGTCGCGCACCCAATGTGGGGGAATTGTTCACGTTCCCTGCCGCAGCCAAGGGCTTGCGTGCCATTGCAAAAAGCAAAGGCCAAGCGTTTTATGGTGGTGAGATTGCGCACGCGATTGAACAGTTCTCTACCAAACACGGTGGCAGCATCACTGCCCGCGACTTTGCCAACTACAAAGCCGAATGGGTCACACCGATTGCGCAAAACTACCGTGGCTATACGCTGCACGAAATTCCACCCAACGGGCAAGGCATCGCGGCACTTATCGCTTTGGGCATTCTGGAGAACTTTGACATCGCCAGCTTGCAGGTCGATGGCGTGGATTCACAACATTTGCAAATCGAAGCCATGAAGTTGGCATTTGCCGATGTGTACCGCTACGTCGCTGAGCCCAGCGCGATGGAAGTCACGCCAGCGCAAATGCTGGACCCGTCTTATCTCAAGAGCCGCGCTCGATTGATCGATATGAACCGTGCCCAAGACTTTGGTGCAGGCAACCCAGTGAAGGGCGGCACAATTTATCTCAGCACGGCGGATGAAAACGGCATGATGGTCAGCTTCATCCAAAGCAATTACATGGGCTTTGGCTCGGGCTGTGTCGAACCCAACTTTGGCATCAGCTTGCAAAACCGTGGCCACGGTTTCAGCTTGAACGCGCAGGGTTTGAACCCCGCCAATTTGGTAGCACCTGGCAAGCGCCCCTTCCACACCATCATCCCAGCCTTCCTCAGCAAAGACGGTCAGCCCGTGATGAGCTACGGCGTGATGGGCGCCAACATGCAGCCGCAAGGCCACATGCAAACACTGGTGCGCATGCTGGATTACCAACAAAACCCGCAAGCTGCCTGCGATGCCCCGCGTTGGCGTTACAACGCGGGCTTGGAGATCAACGTCGAGGCGTCGCTCAACCACGACACGGCCCAGGGCTTGCAGGCGCGTGGCCACCAAGTGGGGGTCATCAACGACAGCTACCAAGACTTTGGCGCGGGTCAATTCATCTGGCGTGCAGGTAATCCCAAGGTCGAAGGCTATGTGGTCGCTAGCGATGCGCGGCGCGATGGTTTAGCCGCAGGCTTTTAA
- a CDS encoding DUF3422 domain-containing protein, whose translation MMDHPQRLALHNEVHARPPEPMQAPQVISRVVMWVDRASAQASRDHLAQLLHDHHLPAPDAHTNHVRVDLGSFRMRWELHTEFVSWTFMRPVGADVFAHVDPMTAIQAVPQKWLAQLPGECLARLHLWLLSSSTMNIHQDMPKVLHDDTLVASTVAEGHGEVYTDFQLHPDGFSRIVLLTGSLTPRRQGRLVQQLLEIETYRMAALLGVPAAREASHVLADAERELAELANAIRHAERADEAGLLDRLTRLAGEVEGQYAATHSRFSATRAYFELVDRRIRDIAESRMPGMQTIAEFMERRLSPARSTCDWASRRQNALSERVSRMSNLLRTRVDFEQQQSSQQLLTTMNQRQDLQLKLQSTVEGLSVAAITYYFTGLVSYLAKGAEKLGWPFSSDITAACALPFVGLVVWWSMRRLHNKVFKV comes from the coding sequence ATGATGGATCACCCCCAACGCCTGGCCCTGCATAACGAAGTGCATGCGCGACCGCCAGAACCCATGCAAGCGCCACAGGTGATTTCGCGTGTGGTCATGTGGGTGGACCGTGCCAGCGCCCAAGCCAGCCGTGACCACTTGGCTCAACTGCTGCACGACCACCATTTGCCCGCGCCCGATGCCCATACCAACCATGTGCGCGTGGACTTGGGCTCGTTTCGCATGCGCTGGGAGCTGCACACCGAGTTTGTCTCGTGGACCTTCATGCGTCCTGTTGGGGCAGATGTGTTTGCGCATGTGGATCCCATGACGGCGATTCAAGCTGTGCCACAAAAATGGTTGGCCCAGCTGCCTGGAGAATGCTTGGCGCGTTTGCATCTGTGGTTGCTGTCGTCTTCGACGATGAATATTCATCAAGACATGCCTAAGGTCCTGCACGATGACACCTTGGTGGCCTCTACCGTGGCCGAAGGTCATGGTGAGGTGTACACCGACTTTCAACTGCACCCCGATGGCTTTTCGCGCATCGTGTTGTTGACGGGCTCGCTCACGCCACGTCGCCAAGGCCGCTTGGTGCAGCAACTGTTGGAGATTGAAACCTACCGAATGGCCGCCTTGCTGGGGGTGCCTGCAGCGCGCGAGGCCTCGCACGTGTTGGCCGACGCTGAGCGTGAATTGGCTGAACTGGCCAATGCCATTCGCCATGCCGAGCGTGCCGATGAAGCGGGCTTGCTGGATCGGCTCACCCGTTTGGCAGGCGAGGTCGAAGGACAGTACGCGGCTACTCACTCACGCTTCTCGGCCACACGGGCTTACTTTGAGTTGGTGGATCGCCGCATCCGTGACATTGCCGAATCGCGCATGCCTGGCATGCAAACCATTGCGGAATTCATGGAGCGTCGTTTATCACCCGCACGCAGCACCTGCGATTGGGCATCACGTCGTCAGAACGCTTTGTCTGAGCGTGTCTCACGCATGAGTAATTTGTTGCGTACCCGTGTGGACTTTGAGCAGCAACAAAGCAGCCAACAGTTGCTCACGACGATGAATCAGCGCCAAGACTTGCAGCTGAAGTTGCAATCGACGGTCGAAGGCTTGTCTGTCGCAGCGATCACCTATTACTTCACCGGCTTGGTGAGTTATCTGGCCAAAGGGGCTGAGAAGCTGGGTTGGCCTTTTTCGTCAGACATCACCGCCGCGTGTGCTTTGCCGTTTGTCGGGTTGGTGGTGTGGTGGTCTATGCGTCGCTTGCACAACAAGGTGTTCAAAGTTTGA
- a CDS encoding cation:proton antiporter: protein MSSLELTLLYLCAAVVSVVACRLLQLPAMLGYLFAGVVIGPNALALAKDSAAIEHLAEFGVVFLMFVIGLEFNLPKLMRMRKLVFGLGLGQVLFTLVGALLFNLAVGFALKELGYLWRLSWQAALALGSALAMSSTAIVVKLMADRVELESPHGQRVMGVLLFQDLAVVPLLVLIPALADMGEHNIWKVLAIAMLKATALVGLLLWGGQRVMRSWLHLVARRKSDELFMLNLLFMTLGLAWLTELAGLSLAMGAFLAGMLIAETNFKHKVEEDIRPFHDVLLGLFFITIGMKLDWEVLIDSWGWVLLLSFIPVFFKAGLVFVLARITGAPAGVSLRTSLYLAQAGEFGFVLLSLGLQNSLIPAAWMSPILASMVLSMIATPFLVMNADRIVNRFISTDWLLQSLALTGMAQRTLKIENHVIVCGYGRSGHNLVDLLKLENIPYVALDSDPDRVQMGRDHDHHVELGDATRFSSLMSAGLVRAAAVAVTYPDLPSALKVLAWVKEHAPNVPVIVRTHDDEHLEDLRAAGAAEVVPEVIEGSLMLASQTLAHIGIPLKRVIRLVQGQRMTRYALMRDTNKYKEGLDDTATL, encoded by the coding sequence ATGTCATCCCTCGAACTCACCCTGCTGTATTTGTGCGCTGCCGTGGTCAGCGTGGTGGCGTGTCGACTGCTGCAACTGCCCGCCATGTTGGGCTATTTGTTTGCAGGCGTGGTGATTGGTCCCAACGCGCTGGCCTTGGCCAAAGACTCCGCAGCGATTGAACACCTGGCCGAATTTGGCGTGGTGTTTTTGATGTTCGTCATCGGCCTTGAATTCAATTTACCCAAACTCATGCGCATGCGCAAGCTGGTGTTTGGGTTGGGCTTGGGGCAAGTGCTGTTCACGCTTGTGGGCGCATTGCTGTTCAACCTCGCCGTCGGCTTTGCGCTCAAAGAGCTGGGCTACCTCTGGCGCTTGAGCTGGCAAGCGGCTTTGGCTTTGGGCAGTGCCTTGGCCATGTCGAGCACGGCCATCGTGGTCAAGCTCATGGCGGACCGTGTGGAGCTGGAGTCACCCCACGGCCAACGCGTGATGGGCGTGTTGCTGTTCCAAGATTTGGCCGTGGTGCCGCTGCTGGTGCTCATCCCCGCGTTGGCGGATATGGGCGAGCACAACATTTGGAAAGTGCTGGCCATCGCCATGCTCAAGGCAACCGCGCTGGTGGGCTTGTTGCTGTGGGGCGGTCAGCGCGTGATGCGCAGTTGGCTGCATTTGGTGGCACGTCGCAAGAGCGATGAACTGTTCATGCTCAACCTGTTGTTCATGACCTTGGGCTTGGCCTGGCTCACCGAACTCGCAGGTTTGTCGTTGGCCATGGGTGCTTTCTTGGCCGGCATGTTGATTGCCGAAACCAATTTCAAACACAAGGTGGAAGAAGACATTCGCCCCTTCCACGATGTGCTGCTAGGTTTGTTCTTTATCACCATCGGCATGAAGCTGGATTGGGAAGTGTTGATCGACAGCTGGGGCTGGGTGCTGCTGCTGTCGTTCATTCCTGTGTTCTTCAAAGCGGGCTTGGTGTTTGTCTTGGCGCGCATCACCGGCGCGCCTGCCGGTGTGAGCCTGCGCACCAGTTTGTACCTCGCACAAGCGGGTGAATTCGGTTTTGTGCTGTTGTCACTGGGCTTGCAAAACTCGCTCATCCCTGCGGCTTGGATGAGCCCCATCTTGGCGTCCATGGTGTTATCAATGATTGCCACGCCCTTCTTGGTGATGAATGCAGACCGCATCGTCAACCGATTCATCAGCACCGATTGGTTGCTGCAATCGCTGGCCCTCACCGGCATGGCCCAGCGCACCCTCAAAATTGAAAACCACGTCATCGTGTGCGGCTACGGGCGCAGCGGCCACAACTTGGTCGATTTGCTCAAGCTTGAAAACATTCCGTATGTCGCCCTCGACTCCGACCCCGACCGAGTACAAATGGGCCGCGACCATGACCACCATGTCGAGCTGGGCGATGCCACTCGTTTCTCGAGTCTCATGTCGGCGGGTTTGGTGCGCGCCGCCGCCGTGGCCGTGACCTACCCCGACTTGCCCTCTGCACTGAAGGTGTTGGCGTGGGTCAAAGAGCACGCGCCCAACGTGCCCGTGATTGTGCGCACCCACGACGACGAACACTTAGAAGACCTGCGCGCCGCAGGTGCTGCCGAAGTGGTGCCCGAAGTGATTGAAGGCAGCTTGATGCTCGCCAGCCAAACTTTGGCACACATCGGCATTCCCCTCAAACGTGTGATTCGTTTGGTGCAAGGCCAGCGTATGACGCGCTACGCGTTGATGCGCGACACAAACAAATACAAAGAAGGCTTGGACGACACCGCCACGCTGTGA
- a CDS encoding tripartite tricarboxylate transporter TctB family protein: protein MIKSQKDFFSGLMFTLVGGGFAWGATNYTIGTGARMGPGYFPMLLGIFLAVLGAFIMFYSLVEHTEDGEPIGKFAWRPIVFILGANVVFGILLAGLPSLGVPAMGLIAAIYALVIIASKAGETFVLKDVLILATILSAGSYLAFIVLLKLQMPVWPTFITG, encoded by the coding sequence ATGATCAAAAGTCAAAAAGACTTTTTCTCCGGCCTGATGTTCACATTGGTCGGTGGTGGCTTCGCGTGGGGTGCAACCAACTACACGATTGGCACAGGCGCGCGCATGGGCCCTGGCTACTTCCCCATGCTGTTGGGTATTTTCTTGGCCGTGTTGGGTGCCTTCATCATGTTTTACTCATTGGTCGAGCACACCGAAGACGGCGAGCCGATTGGTAAGTTTGCTTGGCGCCCCATTGTGTTCATCTTGGGTGCCAACGTGGTGTTCGGTATCTTGTTGGCTGGCTTGCCCAGCTTGGGCGTTCCAGCCATGGGCTTGATCGCTGCGATCTACGCCTTGGTCATCATTGCAAGCAAAGCCGGCGAGACGTTTGTGTTGAAAGACGTCCTCATCTTGGCCACCATCTTGTCTGCTGGTAGCTACTTGGCTTTCATCGTGCTGCTGAAATTGCAGATGCCTGTGTGGCCCACCTTCATCACTGGTTGA
- a CDS encoding tripartite tricarboxylate transporter permease, giving the protein MDLIANLSLGFGVAFTPINLMYALVGCILGTLIGVLPGIGPVATIAMLLPATYALPPVSALIMLAGIYYGAQYGGSTTAILVNLPGESSSVVTTIDGYQMARKGRAGPALAAAGLGSFFAGSVGTLILAAFAPPLTELAFKFGPAEYFSLMILGLVGAVVLASGSLLKAIAMIVLGLLMGLIGTDVNSGVARFSFDIPELTDGVGFVVVAMGVFGYGEIISNLSQPEDEREVFTAKVEGLFPTKEDFKNMLPAVIRGTALGSLLGVLPGGGALLAAFAAYTIEKKTKLRPGEVPFGQGNIRGVAAPESANNAGAQTSFIPLLTLGIPPNAVMALMVGAMTIHNIQPGPQVMTSNPELFWGLIASMWIGNLMLVILNLPLIGMWIKLLSVPYRFLFPAIVLFCAIGVYSTNNNTFDIWMVAAFGLVGYTFVKLGVEPAPLLLGFILGPMMEENLRRALLLSRGDWTVFGTRPLSAGLLAAAALLLVIVLLPSIKSKREEAFVED; this is encoded by the coding sequence ATGGATTTGATTGCAAACCTCTCATTGGGTTTTGGTGTGGCGTTCACGCCCATCAACCTCATGTACGCCTTGGTCGGTTGTATCTTGGGCACGCTGATTGGCGTGTTGCCAGGCATTGGCCCTGTGGCCACCATCGCCATGTTGTTGCCTGCCACTTACGCGCTGCCCCCTGTGTCGGCGCTGATCATGTTGGCCGGTATTTATTACGGCGCCCAATACGGTGGCTCCACCACCGCGATTTTGGTGAACTTGCCGGGTGAATCGTCGTCGGTGGTGACCACCATTGACGGTTACCAAATGGCCCGCAAAGGCCGAGCAGGCCCCGCTTTGGCGGCTGCTGGTTTGGGTTCGTTCTTCGCCGGTTCTGTGGGTACCTTGATCTTGGCGGCCTTCGCGCCTCCTTTGACCGAACTCGCTTTTAAGTTCGGCCCTGCCGAATACTTCTCGCTCATGATCTTGGGCTTGGTTGGCGCGGTGGTGTTGGCTTCGGGCTCTTTGCTCAAGGCGATCGCCATGATCGTGTTGGGCCTCTTGATGGGCTTGATCGGTACCGACGTCAACTCTGGTGTGGCACGTTTCAGCTTTGACATCCCTGAACTCACCGACGGTGTGGGCTTTGTGGTGGTGGCGATGGGCGTGTTCGGTTACGGCGAGATCATTTCGAACTTGTCGCAACCCGAAGACGAACGCGAAGTGTTCACGGCCAAGGTGGAAGGTTTGTTCCCCACCAAGGAAGACTTCAAGAACATGTTGCCTGCGGTCATTCGCGGTACAGCGTTGGGTTCGTTGCTCGGCGTGTTGCCTGGTGGCGGTGCTTTGTTGGCTGCGTTTGCTGCATACACCATCGAGAAGAAAACCAAGCTGCGTCCAGGCGAAGTGCCATTCGGTCAAGGCAACATCCGCGGTGTGGCTGCGCCTGAGTCGGCCAACAACGCCGGTGCACAAACCTCCTTCATTCCCTTGCTCACCTTGGGTATTCCACCCAACGCCGTGATGGCTTTGATGGTGGGTGCGATGACCATTCACAACATCCAGCCCGGCCCACAGGTGATGACCAGCAACCCCGAGTTGTTCTGGGGTCTGATTGCCTCCATGTGGATTGGTAACTTGATGCTCGTGATCTTGAACTTGCCTTTGATTGGCATGTGGATCAAGTTGTTGTCTGTGCCTTACCGATTCTTGTTCCCCGCCATCGTGCTGTTCTGCGCGATCGGTGTGTACTCGACCAACAACAACACCTTCGACATCTGGATGGTCGCCGCCTTCGGTTTGGTGGGCTACACCTTTGTGAAGCTCGGTGTGGAACCTGCGCCTTTGTTGCTGGGTTTCATCTTGGGCCCGATGATGGAAGAGAACCTGCGTCGCGCCTTGTTGCTGTCGCGTGGTGACTGGACCGTGTTCGGTACACGTCCTTTGTCTGCGGGTTTGTTGGCTGCTGCTGCGTTGCTCTTGGTGATCGTGCTGTTGCCGTCCATCAAGTCCAAACGCGAAGAAGCCTTCGTGGAAGATTAA